CCATCCAAACAATAGGTTTCAGCGTGGGTGGTTTGCGGATATGAATGTCCTCGTATAGCGAAATACTTAAATAGTAAATTTCCTATAAATATCATTATAGAATCATTGGGTGTGCGTCAACAGGGTGCGATCGCACTTTGGCCCCAGGCACCACCACCTTGATTGGGCACAGAGGCCGTAGGTTTCTAGATAAATCTCTTAGAGAAATTTGTCTGTATAGGGTGGGTTGTGCATCAACATCAGCGATAGTCCTCTCTTTCTACCCAGCGATCGCAAGTTGATCAAAATCAATCGCCTCGATCTCCTCGTGAGTGTCAGCCTGCGAAGCTAGCCACAGATCACGATTCTTCTGCATTCCTAGCCAGGTTTCTGCACTCAGACCCACAGCTTTCTCTAATCGAAGGGCCATATCAGCAGATACTGCCGTTTGCTGCGAGACCACACGGGCAACGGTCGAATGAGAAACCCCTAGGCGCTTCGCAAAATCACGAGCGCTCAGGCCATAAGGCTCCATGTAGAACTCTTGCAGGATTTCTCCTGGATGAGCTGGGTCATGCATTCTCATTAGTGATAGTTCTCATAATCCAAAATGTAGACATCGCCGTCAATAAATTCAAACGTTAATCGCCAGTTACCACTGACCCAAAATGAGCTGACGAGTCGACCTGCCGTTGATCTGTCGCAAGTTGTACAACCATTTCTGTTCGCGAAGAAACGTCGAGCTTACGGAACATCCTTTTGAGTGCCTTTTTAACAGTATTTTCAGTAATCCAAAGTTCAGCGCCCACCTCCGCATTCGTTCGGCCCGACGCAACTAAATCTGCGATCTGTAGCTCACGAGAAGTAAGGTGATTGCGCTTCAAAGACAGACCATTTTGCTTAGCTGTCCGTTTGCTCGTTGTCCAAACAGATAAATGTAAACAAACAGCGCTCACGTCCGCTAGGTCTTGTGCATCAAAAGCAGGCATCGACTTTTCTCGGGTACAGCCCACCACGCCGACCAGTTGCCCCTCGCTGACAATCGGGCCTGCCATCACATGCCAGTGATCGGGGCGAGGACAAATCAGCCGCCAAGCCTTGGGTGAAGTGACGAGTGCCTCATGGGCCGGGGCATGGCGCTCTACTAAGTAGCGAGCGATAGGATTGCGTTCAACCGATAGCGCAACGTCTGCAATCTTTTTGAGGTTTTTGTTGCTGCTGCTAGCTGAGAGGATTTGATCAAAGAAGAATATTCCCGAGCGCTGGGCTGCAAAGTACTCGGCCAGTTTGGGAACGAGTTGCGATCGCAACTCGTACTCGTGCTCAACATGATTAATCGCCTGAAATAGGCTTTGTAATGTGCTGTTCATAATTCTAGAGAGTAGCTACCCTCAAAAAAAAGGTACCCGATCGAGGTCTAGTCGTCATCGGATGTTCTCTCTATCGTAGACGGTATAGATTTCCACCGAAACGATTGACTGGAGAAATTGGAATGAATGATTCACAAAAGCACATCATCGGTTTAGTCTTTTATCCGGGGATGACAGCCCTCGACGTGATTGGCCCGCAAACCGTATTCACTGGGTTGCCGGGAGTCCAGGTTCATCGCATCTGGAAAACGTTGGACCCTATCTCGACAGATGATGGGATGGTGATTGTGCCAGACACGACCTTTGCAGATTGTCCGGCTTTGGATGTTGTTTGTATCGGAGGCGGACGTGGGCAGGGCGCAGTGACAGACGATCCAGAATTGCTCAATTTTCTTCAACAACAGGGACGGACTGCCAAGTTCGTTACCTCTGTGTGCGGCGGGTCTGAGTTTTTGGCGAAGGCAGGACTGCTGCAAGGCTATCGCGCAGCAACACACTGGGCAGCACGGGAACAGCTTGCAGGCTTAGGCATTGACGTTGGAACTGAGCGCGTCGTCATTGATCGCAATCGCATGACAGGGGGCGGCGTCACAGCAGGCATTGATTTTGGTCTGGTGGTCGCATCAAAACTATGTGGAGAGGAAGCAGCCAAAATTGCTCAACTCATGATGGAGTATGATCCGGCCCCTCCCTTCGACGCGGGTTCTCCAGAGAAAGCAGGTACAGAGCTGGTTGAGAAAGCAATGGCACAAGTAGCTGGCGTTTTCAATCCCCCCATCAAGCAGGGAGTATGAAATGACCATCAATCTAGACGTTGAACGCGATAATACTTACGCCAAAAATTGGGTAAATATCGGCTTTTATGCGGTTTCGATTCTCTTTAACGTCTGCCTGATGGCTCAGGTATTAACGGTCGGCGTTGCCTACTTCTCCGATCCTGCTTGGTGGACTGTTCATAAGTGGCTCGTGCGGGGCTACGGCGGATTGTCATTGGTCTTACTGGGAGGAGCGTTCATGACGCCATCTTCAGCCAGGATTCGATCGCTTGCCGCCAGCCTACCCGTGCTGATGGGATTCCAGTTTTTCAGTCTCCATGTCAAGACTCCGCTGCATTTAGAGATCTTCCATCCTCTGATTGGATTTGCGTTGTTCTATGTTTCCTCAAGTCTTGTACACAATGTATCGCGTCGCTTATTTCCGACTGGCAATCCAAGCGTGCATTAGCGATGAAACAATCGCTTTCACTCAGATTGCTCGTTGAGCATACCAAGCATAAATATGGAGAGCTTGAAAAAATAAAATCGGCGTGTTGAAGCCATTGGACATCATGGTTGACTCAATTTCTGGGAGCGGTCGGAGCGCGACCTCTTGGCGGTAAAGCGTAGGAAGCTGTTCAATTTGTTCGATAGGCATCCCAGAAAACTTCAGCAGTCGGAGCCACGTTTCAAGTAGCTGATCGTACTGGACCGTAGACTGATCGGATGCAAGGGTAGCGTTAACGAAGTATCCACCTGGACGCAGCCGTGAGGCAATCTGACCAAAGAAACGACTAATGTCCTCTTGCAGCAGTAGAAAGTGGGAAACGAACAGGCAAGTTGCCGCATCGAATAAATCCATTGGGGGTAAAGAATCAAGATAGCCTTCGTGAAACGTGATGCGGGAGGCGATGTCGCTTTCTTCAGCTTTTTGCCTGCAAATCTCTAACATGGGGGCCGCAGGTTCTACTGCTGTAAACTGCCACTGCGGAAAGGCTTGAGCAAGAGAGAGCAGCTCTAACCCTGTCCCTGCACCCACACAGAGAATTCTGGCATCAGCAGGCAGCCCAGCAAGTACGGCGTGCATGAGAAAGTGCAGTGTTTCGTGAATAGGGGCGAATTTAGCATTCCCCTGATCGTAGGAAGCAGCGCGTTCTTGATCGAAAACAATCGATGTCTTTTGATTTTGCATGATGAAATCTACTGTTGAAGCCCAAAAAGTGTGGTGTAGCTCGGATCGATAGTTGAGGTACTAATCCAAGCGATAGTCTTAAACTAACCCAACTTCAAGCTCAGATTAATTCTAATATTGATATAGTATTGATACCAAAAATGCATTAATACAGCATGGAAATACAGGATTTTCGCTGCTTTGTTGTTCTGTCTGAAGAGCTAAACTTTCGGCGGGCAGCAGAGAAGCTAAATATGTCACAGCCTCCTTTAACGCGCTTGGTGAAGCGGCTTGAGCAGGACGTCGGCGTTGCGTTGTTCAATCGTACGACTCGCACGGTTGAGCTGACTGAGGCAGGCCAATATTTTTTGCAGGAAGCCAGAGCGTTCCTACTCCATGCAGATGAAACCGCCCGACGGATTCGCCATGCAACAGCAAACGCTTCAAATCATTTGAAAATTGGCTATGTTCCTATCGCGCTGCACACCGTGATGTCGCCCTTTCTAAACCGTTGTCGAAGTCAGTTTCCACAGGTCGAATTAGATTTGCGCGAGCGATCAACCGATAGGATTATCGATCAGCTCCATAGTGCAGAGATAGATATTGGGTTTCTCTACATGCCAGCGTATTCCACCTTGCTTGAGTTCAAACGTGTTTACCGAGAGCCGATGGCATTAGTTGTACCTGCTGATCATGCGATGGCAGATCGGTCTTCAGCAAGCTTAAGAGAATTCGCGAATGATATCTTCGTTCTGCATCCTCGTGATGAAAATCCGGCGATGCATGACGAGATTTTACGCTGTTGCACGATAGCAGGATTTTCGCCCCGAACGCTCAAGCAAGCTCATGACCAAACCTGTATGGCTTTATTGTTAGCAGGACAGGGCATTCATTTTGTAGCTTCGGGCCTAGACTGCCTTGGCTCTAAAGGGCTACATCGGATTGCGATTAGTGACACAGCACCTGCGCTAGAACTTGCGATCGCATGGCGAAAAGAAGATCCCTCTGCTGTCGTAAAGTCACTGGTCAGCAACCTCTCAACAGTATGTTCGCAGCTTAGAAGGCTGTCGTCGGAGGGACAATCGCTTCATTAACATCGATATCAGTTGGGTTTAGCGGGGTGAGCCGCTGAGATCTAGAACTTGACTATGCTCAAGCTTAGTGAGGAGTTATTTAGTGAGTTGCGATCGCATCAGGGCACACAGGAAAGAAGAGTCGCTCTAACAGAGGTTTCAAGCATTCTTTAATAAGGGGATTCTTGATAACTTCGGCTATAAATCCGATGCAGCCTTTACCTTATCCTGTGTGCGAGTTTCAAAGTCTTCGGCATCATGGCGCTCATGTAACTGTTCTTCCAAAGCGCCCCAGGTGCGGTTGACCATGCGCCCCCGCTTCACGGCTGGGCGTTCTGCTATTTCTTCGGCCCAACGAACCACATGGGTGTAAGACGAGGCATCAAGAAATTCCGCTGCGCTGTACAGGACATTGCGAACAACGCCGCCATACCAAGGCCAGATTGCAATATCGGCAATCGTGTATTGATCACCCGCCATAAATTGATGCGTTTCTAAATGCCGATTCATCACGTCAAGCTGGCGTTTCGTCTCCATTGTGAAACGGTCGATGCAATATTCAATTTTGGTCGGTGCATAGCTGTAGAAGTGACCAAACCCGCCGCCCAAATAGGGGGCTGAACCCATTTGCCAGAACAACCACGACAAACATTCCGTCCGGGTTTGATGATCTGTGGGGATGAGCTGACCAAATTTTTCAGCTAAGTAGAGCAGGATGGAACCCGATTCAAACACACGCGTCGGTGTAGGGGTTGATTGATCCAACAGTGCCGGGATTTTTGAATTGGGATTGACCTCAACGAAACCGCTGCCGAACTGATCGCCGTCGCCAATTTTAATTAGATAGGCGTCGTATTCGGCCCCCGTCTCACCCAACGCCAATAGCTCTTCCAGCATGATCGTGACTTTTTGACCGTTGGGGGTTGCCATCGAATAGAGCTGCAGGGGATGTTTTCCCACCGGTAAGTCTTTGTCATGGGTTGGCCCCGCAATGGGGCGATTGATGCTGGCCCACGCTCCACCATTTTCAGCGTTCCACTGCCAAACTTTGGGCGGTGTGTAGTTGTCTTGACTGCTCATCATCAGGCTCCTTGGTGGGGCAATTAAAAATTGGGATGGTTCTTAAAAGATATCGCTATCGACCGGCTTCGGCTGTTGCCAAGGGCTTAAATCGCATAATCTTAAACTCGCCTTTATTCGCGGCTTCACCTCCATTCAGAACTGGGGAGCGATGGAGTTCGTTGACGGTGAAGTAGATATCGCCATCGGCACCCACGGCAAACCCATCGGGCCAGGAAAGTGTGTCGTCTTGATGGAGAATGCGATAGTTGCCATCGACTCCGGTTACGCCAATCGCATCTTCTGTAATGGAGGTTATATAGACATTACCTGCGGTATCAACCGTTGAGCCATCGGAGATGGTTTTGTCACCATACCGTTCAACCTTTTGCGCCAGCGCTGTTTGGCTAAGGCGGGTATCGCGTAAATCTTTGGCCTGGATACGGTAGAGACTGGTGGATGACATGGGGCCAAAATAGACCCACTCATTATTGGCATCAATAGTGATCGGATTCACGCCGATACGAGCAGGCGCATCGCCAAAAATGACGGTTTCGCCATCAATGACCATATCGATGTCTTCTGGGGTCGTAGATTCTGAACCATCGAGGACGCGACGGGCTCGGCCTGTTTCGATATCCACAACGATGATAGCTCCGGCGCTGTCGGCAATATAAATGGCGTTGTGATCGCGATCGACGGCTAGGTCATTGAGAAAGCTGTCAGGGGTCGTGACGGGGGCAGCGAGATACATAATTTTGTGCAGTTGCTCTTTCCGAGTGTCCCAGGCGATGAGTCGTCCCGCTTGGCTTTTGGCCTGTCCATCAAGCATCCAGAGAATGCCGTTGCGATCGACCTGCAGACCCAGTACGTCGTTCAAACCTGGCCCGTCTCCGGTGGGTGCGCCGGACCAGGCTGGCGTTGGATAGGGTTGGGTGGAACCATCTTTCATTACTTCTAGTACATGATGGGTGGGTTCACCGTAGAAGCCATGCACGCTGATAAAGATGCGCCCGTTAGATGCGATCGCAAGATTTCCAGGTGGAGTATCTGCATCAAAAGCAACAACCGTTTCGAGCTGTGCAGAAGCAGAGAATGCGGTACTGAAGACCATTGCAGCAGCAACCAGCGTAGTACGGCCAGCACTCTTGAGCATTGCTGAAATTCCGTGGGGTCGTTTGCAGCGCATGAAATTAACCATATGAAGATCGTTGTGGATTGCTGTGCCCTCAACACGTTAGGGCATCATGCGTTTGATTCTAATCCAGCCATTCTCTTTGGAGAAACCTTTGATGCGATCGCAACTTTCAAAATCACTTTCGATGTCATGTCACAGAGCAGATGAACGACTCAACATTATTTGCGACCCGATCACGATAATTAGGGTCGACAAGGCCACTACTGGAACTACGGGTAAAAAGCCAAACGCCAACGCCTCTGGAATCCACTGCAGTTGAAAGCCAATCACAAGGGCCTCACCCACGCAGATCGACAGAATGCAGCTCAGGGCAGAGGCTCTCGGGAAGTACAGTGCCGCAATCACGGTGGGGAACAGTACCGCTAGACCTGTGAATGCTTGGGTTGCGATCGCAGCTATTGTATCCGGCGGGTTAAAAGCAATCGCCAACCCAATGATGGCTAAGATCACGATCAAGATCCGCCCCACAAAGGTTTGCTCCTGTAGCGAAGCATTCGGGCGCAGAGACGACACATAGATGTCGCGGGTGATCATCGAGCTGAGGGCCAGCAGTTGCGAATCTAGCGTGGACATAAAAGCTGCGATCGCACCCACCATCACCAGCGCCGCCAGCCAATCTGGCGTATATTCTGCCAGCATCATCGGAAAGATCTGATCGGCAGCTTTTCCCGTCAGTTCTGGGAAAGGAATGTGGCCCCACATACCAATGGAGACGGGGCATATAAACAGTGTCACCGTCACCAGCGGATACAAAATTGCAGAGGTCTGCAGCGCCTTAGGCGTCTTCGGTGTATAAAACCGCATAAAAATCTGCGGAAACATCGGCACGCTCAAAAACCACAGACACATAAAGCTAAACCATTTGCGGGGCGTGAAGAACTGATCAACGCCCTGACGCGAGAGGAGTTCAGGCTTCAAGTCGTATGCAGCCTGATTTGCAGCCGCAAAACCGCCCAGATGATGGGCAATCGTCCCCAAAGCAACAAACATGAGGACAAACATCAAACAGCCCTGCAGTACATCAGTGAAAGCTACGCTTCTCATGCCGCCGACAAACACGTAGGCAACAATGACCGCCGTTAAACCCGTTGCGCCCACGAAGTAAGGGATCTGTCCATTCGTAACGCTCTCTAGTAGATAGCCCGCGCCGATGGGCTGCAGCGTCAGATAGGGCAAAGTGAAGATCACCATCACCGCCAAAAACACCCGCTTCAAGACCGGACTGCGGAAGCGCTCGCCGATCAGTTCTGCCGGTGTGATAAATCCGTGGGTTTGCCCCAGATGCCAAACCTTATCACCAATTAAGAAGAATGCGATCGCAACCAGCGCCGTCCCAAACGCCATCATCGGGTAGAAGCTAAGCCCCACCCGATAGCCTTCGCCCGAAAACCCCAAAAAGGTAAAAGCGCTGAAGTTGGTGGCAATCAGAGTCATAAACAGAACCCAAGGGCTCACATTTCGGCCCGCCAAGAAGTAATCATCCGGCGTATCTTGTCGTTGACGATAGCCCACTAGACCCGTCAAAAGAGTGACCAACAGATAGACACCCAAGATCAAATAAGGCATCATCTTGCCCCTCCCTTAGGGCTGGGTACCTTCCAAAACGTGCGAGAGAATATCAGCAGCATGAGGGATAGCAGCACCTGCAGCCCCCCAAAATAAAAGACCCAGACTGGGAGATGTAGCACCCAAAAAGATCCACTCTGATGCCACCACCAGACGTCAAGGGATAGCAAAAACAGAACGGTAAAACCAAAGAACCAAACAGATGGCATCTCTAGAACTCTGTTCCGACTCATTGCACACCTCAATCGTGGATTGATTAGCACTCTATCTCCTTTCCAGGCGGCACTGAGCGATCGATTCATTACCCGCAAAATTTTAAGCTCGACCTTCCCTCAGAGCGAGTTTAGTTGTGCAGCGCATTTCTACAAAATTCGGAGCCGGAAATTCTTGAAATCGTCGAGTCAGCATTCAGAAATACTGGCTTAGCATCCACCACTTCTCATAGCTCCTGCAAGGGCTTTAGGCCTCTCTCATCAGATGTTTAGACTTGCCTCAGTAGAATTTAGGGCTGGCTCAACATAATCAAAGAGCCATCAACGCCAAAAAGAGTTGACAGAGTATTTCTTCATTGATACAGTACATACGTACTAGCCCAGCCGAGATCTACAGCAGAGGAATAGTAATGCACGCTAGAATCGCCCAGCCACAGACGCCTCAAGACTATGTGCTGACGAAGATCAACCATATCTATGATCGCAATCGCAAATTGCGCCTAGCGAAGCGTCATCAGGTGATTCTGCGACATCGCCGACGCTTGGTTCGGGCCAGAGCAAAGTTCAAGCAAGAACTCGATAGAGCGCTACACCCTAAAACGCAGCAGGGCTTAGGGGTCGCGGTCAGTCTCGACGAACGTTACCTAACACAGCCGGGCTTTATCGCCTATTTTGAGTTTGAAGGTCACTGCTGGATGCTGGCTCTTCAGCAGAAGTCCTGGCATAGCGAGTGGTTCTTCAAACGCGAAGATCAGTCCTCCGTGACCCGATGCAGCTCACGTACCCTTGAAGCCGCACTCTGCTATGCCCTCGGTCAGTCTCGTCATCAAGCTGCTTAGGTTTCCTCGCCAGCACCGATAAATTCCTTTAATTTGAAGACAGTGTTGTCTATACAAAGGATGGGCCTGTGCCTACAGCTCGCATTGAACCCGGTCCCGGCCAAGAATCTGTCTGGGACTATCCGCGGCCACCGCGCCTAGAAGATTCTGATAAGCATATTCAGATCAAATTTAACGGCGTCATGATTGCCGATACCCAGCGGGCAAAGCGGGTTTTAGAAACCAGTCACCCCCCGGTCTACTACATCCCATTAGAGGACATGCAGCAAGAGTATCTGCAGCAGACGAGTCGTTCAACCTTCTGTGAATGGAAGGGATCGGCATCTTACTACACGCTTGCGGTAGGCGATCAGGTTGCTGAAAACGCCGCTTGGTTCTATCCCAATCCCACAGAGAGATTTGCTTCAATCCAAAACTATGTGGCAGTCTACCCGAGCCGCATGGAAGCTTGTTATGTCGATGGTGAAACCGTACAGTCTCAACCCGGAGACTTCTATGGTGGCTGGATTACCGAAGATATTGTCGGTCCATTCAAAGGCGGAATGGGGACGTGGGGTTGGTAGCGCTTGTTTGCAACCCTTTAGCAGATCGTCTGCTTGTCGCCTGTGGTGATGGCGTGGGCAGATGCGATCGCATCCACAATATGTTCGTGGCCACGCACCTCGATCCGCTCTCCTAGCTCATACTTAGAGTTTTTAGTCTGTGCAAAGACCCGTCCTTCTGTATCAGAAGCGTAGCTCTCAACCAGGGAGGTAAGGATTCTCATTCCAGTCGGATACTTGGGATGACGACTGATGACGCCGCTAATCACGACGTGCTCAGTGACCCTAAGTTCAATCCAGTTATCAAGCTTGGGTACACTAAGTAAGTCCTGCTCAATAGGCTGTAGGGGCTGATCGAAAAAGGCAGTTGTTTCGTTCATCGCATTGCTCAAACTAAGGTGGAATTGCTCTAGCATTGATGCTTGCACCAGCAGTCAATGCTGTTCATAGACTACCCATAGCTTTTACTTGAACAGTCAGTGAAATCACGGAATCCCTTATTGAAAGGGACTCTAGGGGTCATTGGCTCCATCATTACCTTTGAGGGAAGACTCTCTCGAGCTTGCTTCAACGATCGTCACAGGGATGGGGCTAGACTCAAGGACAGCTTGAGACACAGACCCCACAATCAGATTCTCCCAGGCTTGATGCCCTCGTTTGCCGATCACGATATCGCTCACCCTGTATTGCTGGGCCGTGTGTACAATCACGTCTGGAATCGGTCCGTCGAGGATATGAAATCGATGTCGAACATCTAGTAACAATCGCTGGCTGAGGCTCTGGAGAGCTTTGAGGTCATCGGTCTCGTGGGCCTGAGCGATATGGAGAACCATCACTTCACCATCGCTACGTCGGGCCAGTTCTGCTGCCTTAGCTAAGACTTGGGGAGCCAGAGGTGAAGTATCCACAGCTGCCATCAGAAGCGGACGCGTCTGGACCGCAACCTTTGTCGGATCGACAGGGTCTTTTGAGAGAAGTTTGGGGGCAAAGGTGGGAATAGCCCAGGCTCCGAATGGGGCTGTTGTGAGGATAGAAAGGGCTGCGATCGCAAGTATCACTTCCCCACCCTCAATGCCTTGACTCAAAGGGACTGCTCCAATGGCCGCCTGCACCGTTGCCTTGGCCGAATTCCCCGGCAGCAGGAATAGCTTTTCCCGCAGCGTCCAGTTACTGCCCCACGTTGAGAGGAACCAGCCAATAGAGCGTCCTAGCAGCAAGCCAACCACAAGTATTAATAGCCCTGGCAACAGAGTATTTTCCAACGCCCGAATCTGAATGCTGGCCCCTAAAAGAACAAATAGGAGGATTTCAGCAATGCTCCATAGATTGTTGAATTCCAGGCGTAGGCGTCTTGCAAGGGGCGGGTCCAGCTCAATCAAGAAAAATCCGAGGGCCATCGCTGCTAAGTACCCTGAAAAGTAGGGCAGCTTTTGAGCCGCTAGCACCATCAGCAATGCTGTACTGGCGGTAATTAAGAGATCATGAACGGCGGTCTGGCTCCAGTTTTGACGGACCAAGATCACAATCATCAGACGAGCGGCCAAGTACCCCAGCGCGATCCCTAAGACAATCTGACCTAGTACCTGCACCGGCAGCAGCCAAGCTGAGCTAGCCGCGCTCCCTGTAATCACGGTCAGCAGCAGACTAAACACCAGCAGCACCAGCACATCAGAGAGGGCGCTCCCCGTCAAAATCGCATCGGGAATTCCTTTGGCAACCCCAAAACCGAGGCTCTTGAGCCGCAGCATCCCTGGCACAATCACGGCAGGGGATTCGGCCCCCACAACACAGCCCAGCAAGAGGCCTGTGACCCAGTCAAACTGAAACAGCACCATTGCCAGCGTCATCACAACAGTGGCTTCTGCGATCACCGGCAGCAATCCCAATCGGAGAGCGACGGTGCCCTGCTGCTGTAGTTTTTTGCGGTCTAATCCTAAACCCGCCCGCATCAAGATCACCATTACGGCAACGGTGCGTAGATCGTCAGCGCTATCAAGGACGCTGGAATCGAGGACGTTGGCTAACTCTGGTCCGAGGCCAATACCAGCTAGAATCATGCCGATTAAAGGAGGCGCTCCGATTCGGCGGGCGAGTTGCCCTGCGAAAAATCCTGCTAGGAGAATCCAGATGGCGCTGCCTAGCATAAAGAATTAATCAGGGTCACAAGATAGGTGAAAGCGTTTGGACAGGTCACATACACCACTAGGCTGTATCGGTATATTGGATAGTATCAATAGTAACCGTTTGTCCTTTTGGAGAAAGTAGCCGATGCTGATTACCTCCAAACCGAATCAAAAACTAACGCTAGAGACCTACCTTACCTATGAAGATGGCACCGATGTTCTGTATGAGTTAGTCGATGGAGCACTCATTTCAATGGGGTTAGGTAGTGGTCAGCATGGGGTCATCATCAAGTTGTTAGAGCGTCATTTTGATGCTGAAATTGAGCGATCGCAAAAAAACTGGGTCGCACTCTCTCAGGGAACCCTTGGTCTTCAATCCCCCGAGGAGGGCGGTGGGACACCTCACGGATTCCTGATGTGGCTGTTATCACGAAGGAGCAGTGGCGAGAGCTGCAGCAACGAGAGGCAGTTATTCGACTCAATGAATCACCTCCAGTCTTAGTGGTCGAAGTTGTGAGTGAATCAACCAAACGCACAGACTATCGAGCCAAGCGCGCTGAGTACAGCGTCCTAAACATTTCTGAGTACTGGATTGTTGACCCTTTAGTAAAAACGGTGACGGTCCTGACGTTGGCAGACGGATGGTATGAGGAACAGGTCTTCGTCAAGTCTGAGGCTATTATCTCAGATACTACCGACGCTTGCCCTTACGCCTGAAAGTGTTCTACAAGACGTAAGCCGGTGAACGTAGCGATACTGACTTTCTGTAGAGGAAAAATTTTTGGTTTAGGATCATCTCATTAGCAACTCTTTTCCTTGATGGCATCCCCTCTCGTCGTATACTTCAACACAACATGGGACTATACAGCACACCAACCTCTGCAAGAACTGATTGATACTGGTATTGCTACCTCGATCTATGAGTATGATCCGGCGTTCAAGGGGCAGCAGCTATATTTTTGCTATCGCTGTGGATACCCGTGCTACAGGAATCCCACAGAGGGGGTTTCTGTAAATCCGAATAAACGTCCTTTCTTTGCTCACTACAGTATTCCCAATCATCCTCCTTGTAAGCTGCGCACCAGCCAGGGAGAAGGACAAAGCTACTCCTCGGAAGTAATTAAGGGCAAAGCGGTCGAAGATCAATGTCTGACAATTATTGATAGCTGGTGTTCTCTACCTGAAGAGCAAGAGCTAGCAGAGAATGAAAGCAGTCAATATTCGGGAACGGTGGAAGATGAGTTTGGTCCTCCAGCTTGCAAACCTATTGTCCGCTACCTGGGTCTACAGGAGCTAACTGAGCGAAGAATTTATTCAGTACAATACATCGCTTGGCATCTTCACCTCTTCATTGATCGGGACATTCAGCTACCGGAGTGCTTGCATTCAAACCTGTTCCAAGATGCATTCATTCATGCATCCGCTGTATTCAGTTTGGAGACTGGAACACCAGGCTTGTATTGGGGACGTGTAAGGAGTTTGATGTGGATTGGGGAATTTTTATACATCGCCTTTGGCTATGACACTCACTGCTTCTACCTTGCTATTTCAAAAGAGAATGTCAAAGCGAGAGGCTGGAGCGTCGACTATTTGCAAGGCAGATATATTGTTGCGGCAGGTCAGCTAGCAGAGTCACTACTGCTTCAGGACAGAGAAGAGCAGTTTTATTCTTCAAGAGTCTGCCGAGTTGTGGAAGCTCAGGAGTGGGGCGCATCTGGAATTGTCAGCAGGAAAGAAGAGCGATTTCTACCCTCTATTGACGTTGAATGGGTTGATCCAGCTATTTTCCCTAACAAAACTCCTATCACAAATGAAGATGTTGCCAGAAGCCGAGAGAAACGACTGAAAACGTTTG
The genomic region above belongs to Acaryochloris thomasi RCC1774 and contains:
- a CDS encoding L-dopachrome tautomerase-related protein gives rise to the protein MLKSAGRTTLVAAAMVFSTAFSASAQLETVVAFDADTPPGNLAIASNGRIFISVHGFYGEPTHHVLEVMKDGSTQPYPTPAWSGAPTGDGPGLNDVLGLQVDRNGILWMLDGQAKSQAGRLIAWDTRKEQLHKIMYLAAPVTTPDSFLNDLAVDRDHNAIYIADSAGAIIVVDIETGRARRVLDGSESTTPEDIDMVIDGETVIFGDAPARIGVNPITIDANNEWVYFGPMSSTSLYRIQAKDLRDTRLSQTALAQKVERYGDKTISDGSTVDTAGNVYITSITEDAIGVTGVDGNYRILHQDDTLSWPDGFAVGADGDIYFTVNELHRSPVLNGGEAANKGEFKIMRFKPLATAEAGR
- a CDS encoding sodium:solute symporter family protein, whose product is MPYLILGVYLLVTLLTGLVGYRQRQDTPDDYFLAGRNVSPWVLFMTLIATNFSAFTFLGFSGEGYRVGLSFYPMMAFGTALVAIAFFLIGDKVWHLGQTHGFITPAELIGERFRSPVLKRVFLAVMVIFTLPYLTLQPIGAGYLLESVTNGQIPYFVGATGLTAVIVAYVFVGGMRSVAFTDVLQGCLMFVLMFVALGTIAHHLGGFAAANQAAYDLKPELLSRQGVDQFFTPRKWFSFMCLWFLSVPMFPQIFMRFYTPKTPKALQTSAILYPLVTVTLFICPVSIGMWGHIPFPELTGKAADQIFPMMLAEYTPDWLAALVMVGAIAAFMSTLDSQLLALSSMITRDIYVSSLRPNASLQEQTFVGRILIVILAIIGLAIAFNPPDTIAAIATQAFTGLAVLFPTVIAALYFPRASALSCILSICVGEALVIGFQLQWIPEALAFGFLPVVPVVALSTLIIVIGSQIMLSRSSAL
- a CDS encoding DUF427 domain-containing protein, encoding MPTARIEPGPGQESVWDYPRPPRLEDSDKHIQIKFNGVMIADTQRAKRVLETSHPPVYYIPLEDMQQEYLQQTSRSTFCEWKGSASYYTLAVGDQVAENAAWFYPNPTERFASIQNYVAVYPSRMEACYVDGETVQSQPGDFYGGWITEDIVGPFKGGMGTWGW
- a CDS encoding cation:proton antiporter, whose product is MLGSAIWILLAGFFAGQLARRIGAPPLIGMILAGIGLGPELANVLDSSVLDSADDLRTVAVMVILMRAGLGLDRKKLQQQGTVALRLGLLPVIAEATVVMTLAMVLFQFDWVTGLLLGCVVGAESPAVIVPGMLRLKSLGFGVAKGIPDAILTGSALSDVLVLLVFSLLLTVITGSAASSAWLLPVQVLGQIVLGIALGYLAARLMIVILVRQNWSQTAVHDLLITASTALLMVLAAQKLPYFSGYLAAMALGFFLIELDPPLARRLRLEFNNLWSIAEILLFVLLGASIQIRALENTLLPGLLILVVGLLLGRSIGWFLSTWGSNWTLREKLFLLPGNSAKATVQAAIGAVPLSQGIEGGEVILAIAALSILTTAPFGAWAIPTFAPKLLSKDPVDPTKVAVQTRPLLMAAVDTSPLAPQVLAKAAELARRSDGEVMVLHIAQAHETDDLKALQSLSQRLLLDVRHRFHILDGPIPDVIVHTAQQYRVSDIVIGKRGHQAWENLIVGSVSQAVLESSPIPVTIVEASSRESSLKGNDGANDP
- a CDS encoding Uma2 family endonuclease codes for the protein MLITSKPNQKLTLETYLTYEDGTDVLYELVDGALISMGLGSGQHGVIIKLLERHFDAEIERSQKNWVALSQGTLGLQSPEEGGGTPHGFLMWLLSRRSSGESCSNERQLFDSMNHLQS
- a CDS encoding Uma2 family endonuclease, which encodes MAVITKEQWRELQQREAVIRLNESPPVLVVEVVSESTKRTDYRAKRAEYSVLNISEYWIVDPLVKTVTVLTLADGWYEEQVFVKSEAIISDTTDACPYA